The stretch of DNA GATACGTTTGCATCCCATCTACCGTGAGtcggcatcatcatctatcgtaAAAGGATCAATGTATCCACCTTCCCCTGTCTATCCGTTATCAATCGCTCGTCACTGGACGACGGGTCCGACCCATCCTGTCCGTTGAACAAGCCACCTTCTTACACCATTCACTCTCGCTCCATTGTCGCCGCTGTGCATTGGGTATCCGCGTCTCATCGAGTCTCCATCTCGCTGAGATCATCTTATTCGTACCCTTTGCGTGTATAAACAAGAAGAGGTCACGATAATCCTTCATCCCTCACTTGTATACCTCCCGTTCCTACGCTTTGTGCGGTACGTTGTACTAGTGGCGTTTGTTATTGTTTCATCTTTTATAGTGGATGTTGTACGGGGTATGGGATGTGATGGAATGACCAAACGAGTAATATCTTATGACTTGTAATGGCTCTGtctcttctttcttgctCTTTTACGTGaaaacaccatcatcatcactgcCATTCCTTTATATGACTTGTTTTGCGCCATCAATGTATACCGGAGATATGCTGTGTATGAGAATCTCTTGGCTGACCCCCACTCTCATTCATTGTGTTGACATAGCTCTTCGTCACTTACCCTCGATTCACTCCTACCTCAATAAACCAGTAATCCCACTATGCAAACTATCAAATGTGTCGTAGTCGGTGATGGTGCCGTTGGAAAGTGAGTAATCCGAATGTGCAAGGAATTTATCATTGCTGATCCTTTTGGATCCAACCGCCAATTCAGAACCTGTCTCTTGATCTCCTACACCACCAACAAGTTCCCCTCCGAATATGTCCCTACCGTATTCGACAATTGTGAGTATAACATCAGCGCATCATCGTACCGAACTTCCTGTCAATATCATATCTCGTTACTCTACTAAGTAAGGGTTTGATGTACTATAGACGCCGTGACAGTGATGATCGGCGATGATCCCTACACATTAGGTCTATTCGATACAGCCGGTCAAGAAGATTACGATCGACTGAGACCTTTATCATACCCTCAAACGGACGTCTTCTTAGTTTGTTTCTCCGTCACCTCGCCTGCATCATTCGAAAACGTCAAAGAGAAATGGTTCCCAGAGgtacatcatcattgtcCCGGTGTACCCTGTTTGATCGTCGGTACTCAAGTTGATTTAAGGGAAGATTCAAATCATTTAGAGAAGTTGCAAAGACAAAAGCAAAGACCAATCACCACCGAGCAAGGAGAGAGATTGGCAAGGGAATTGGGTGCAGTGAAATATGTGGAATGCTCGGCGTTGACTCAAAGAGGTTTAAAGAATGTTttcgatgaggtgagttcatgcCGTCTATCTATTCTGCCGTCTCAGAGCGATGTCAATCAACTGTGATTCCATTCTCGTACCCTTGCATCACCTATCTCATTATGGCCCCTTGATCTCCAAGTTTTCATCTAGCAATTTGTCACCTTACATACATGACAGTTGCTGATCACATCTCCTCTCACAGGCAATCGTTGCAGCCTTAGAACCACCCGTCacaaagaagaacaagaaatgCGTGATATTATAAACGATAAACGATTAAACCGAAACGAAGTCGAACCGATCTTATCACCGTATACACCCTTTTCTTTTAGTTTATCATTTGCAATGTAGTCATGATCCCTCTTACTCTGCACTACAATATACCACGTAttctctacttcctctttcacagCCGGAATCGGTCAGAAGAAAAACTGGCAAGAttgtctttcccttttctcttcatttcGCTCAATATCATATTGATATGGATTTGCTTTCATCTTGGATTGatttggtcttcttcttcttcttcttccttcttttacTTTAGATTACCGTGATgacttttctttcttctttcctgctTTTTCTTTCCGATATATATActaagatgagatgagatgtacAAAGTTTCGGATCGACAGCTCAGTCGAAGCAAGGCGGAATGGGATATGCAGTCATCGTTGATTCGAGATTAAGACCGAGCGATCATTGTATTGCGAAATGCTGCCAGACTTAAGTTCGTGTAGAGAATTCggccatgatgatcatgtgAGATGTGCATTCTGGCGATATGATGCAATTGTACAACAAcaagatgatagatagatatactACGAAGATGACCCCTACCTGATTTTACATCAGTGATTTTGATTCTACGTCATCGTATAAATCTTCCAACGACCATTTAGGTTTTATTGGTAGATCGTACGGATCAGATACGAAACCTTTCTCATTCTGGATTCTCAAGATAGCCGTCCAAGCTATCATCGCTGCGTTGTCTACAAGTTCAATGCTCCAGATTAGCACTCAGACATACAACCACTAAGAAATAGAAGATTTCGACCTACCTGTACACAAAGATATAGGAGGATAGTACAACTCCATCGTgttttcttccctttcccgTTGTATCTCACTCAACATCTCTTGTAATTTCTGTCGAAGATACAAGTTACTCGCTACTCCACCACTAATTACCAATCCCCCCAACCCACCTATCCCACCATGTGATAAACCAACAATGGTCTGTTTCAACTTGAATACCAGATGTCCAACAGCAGCCACCTGAAACAACCTACTGTATTCCTTCCTGTCATTCTCGTTCAGCACTGCATCGGGAGGTATACGTCTCTGAAGAGAAGATAATATACCTGCAAAGGAAAATGCAGCTTTGTCCCTCGTATCGTTCGTCGAGAGAGGTATAGGCAGCAGAGCGAGGGGAGATAGGTCGTacggtggaagaggaggggaagaagcgTATGACTCGAGGATCGCTCCGGGTGATTCGGTTGGAGAAGTGGGAAGTTGGATCAGACGAGCCGCTTTCTCGAACACGTCGCTGTAATTGGCAAACGGATATTACCAATATCAGTATACATTCCTGGAGTAAGGTAAGATACAGTGATTTGATCAGACTCACCCGATCTTACTATCCAAAGTGTCTAGGAGAATCTTAAACTTGTCTTGCGATTCAGCTAAGACTAACTGAGTGTGTCCTCCGGAAACAAGTaagatgaggaatgggaatCCAGGTGGGTTAGGTTCAGTCAGTAGGGGCGTTAAAGCGTGAGCTTGCTAGGATCATCCATGATCATAATGATATCAGTATGCGACTTAACCTCGTGCATCCCATTGGACTCCATGACCCGCAGGGCCTGACTGACCCAGTCGGAGACTAATCGGATTGAAATAGATAAGAAGATAAGATCAACTGACCCACCATATGGTGTACACCGACCAACATCTTCCCCAACCCCGCCGCCAATCCTTTCGCAGCCATCTCCCCGATGGTCAGACACCCCCTCATACCCGGTCCACGAGTATACGCAATAGCATCTATATCACCTATGTTCTTTCCCGATTGTCGCAGACATCGTTCAATCGCCAGAGGAATATTCTTGTTGTGTGATGATTGAGCTACAAGTGGATGGATACCTCCATACAAGGAATTTTCAGAATGTTGTGAGATAGTTACTAGAGATAGGATTTGACGGTTGGAAGAGACGATAGATGCTGAGGAGTCGTCGGCAGATGATTCGATACCTAGTACGAGGAGGGATTTTGTGCTGGTCGAataggaagatgaagacgaggaagagaagcgATTGAAGATAGGTCGAATAGGCGATAGTACGAGGGACGGGAATAAGGAGGGTCGGACAGGTATCTTCATAATGGGGGAGCTTGTTTCGTGTTGCACGTACTCGTACAAGTATATCAGGTGTCGTAGAGAAAGTTGAGATCTCGAACGATAACATTAACTGAACTCGAAGATTCGGAGAATACCCTCTTCTTTGAAAGCCATATAGCATAAACAAATTTCGGAAAAACACCAATCACACCGTTGGTGAAACGGTATCATGCATCGTTGCCATCGATGCGGCAAGGGTTCGACTCCCTTACGGTGTaatttttttttttcatcTTGTCTTCGTGTTCACTCCCCGGTCTCTCAAGTTCTTCAAAGCCTATCATGCATGCATTTCATCGATGCAGGAGGACAGTAAGTATGTTCTACGAGTCGTGCTGTACATACTGTACGATTATTGCTATCATATAAGTTTGAACTTCGATCAACTTAAGTCCATATGACCGCTCTCGATACTGTCTACCCTTAAAGACTTTCTTCGGGTTCCAAGGATCACACGGGAGCTAGTGTCGGTCCTGGAATCGGCCCAATCAACTTGATTTTGAccttcccttttcttctctgccTAGGTATGGTATTATTCAGACAACTATTGATGCACTTGCGCCCAAAAAAGATGTATAGGATACTCACTGTTTTCAGACTTGTCACCATGAGCTTCGGAGAAGGTGCCGCTCACTGTTCCACTTGGACCGTAAAATTCCCAAGTAAGAGCTGGAACAGGACATCAGGTCAACTCTG from Kwoniella europaea PYCC6329 chromosome 2, complete sequence encodes:
- a CDS encoding cell division control protein 42 yields the protein MQTIKCVVVGDGAVGKTCLLISYTTNKFPSEYVPTVFDNYAVTVMIGDDPYTLGLFDTAGQEDYDRLRPLSYPQTDVFLVCFSVTSPASFENVKEKWFPEVHHHCPGVPCLIVGTQVDLREDSNHLEKLQRQKQRPITTEQGERLARELGAVKYVECSALTQRGLKNVFDEAIVAALEPPVTKKNKKCVIL